The following are encoded together in the Salmonella enterica subsp. enterica serovar Choleraesuis genome:
- the erpA gene encoding iron-sulfur cluster insertion protein ErpA: protein MSDDVALPLQFTDAAANKVKSLIADEDNPELKLRVYITGGGCSGFQYGFTFDDKINEGDMTIEKQGVALVVDPMSLQYLVGGAVDYTEGLEGSRFVVNNPNATSTCGCGSSFSI from the coding sequence ATGAGTGATGACGTAGCCCTGCCGCTGCAGTTTACCGATGCAGCAGCCAACAAAGTGAAAAGCCTGATAGCAGATGAAGATAATCCGGAGCTCAAACTGCGGGTTTATATCACCGGGGGCGGGTGCAGCGGCTTTCAGTATGGTTTTACCTTCGACGATAAAATTAACGAAGGCGATATGACCATTGAGAAACAAGGCGTTGCGCTGGTCGTTGACCCGATGAGTCTGCAATATCTGGTTGGCGGTGCGGTTGATTATACCGAAGGCCTGGAAGGTTCGCGGTTTGTGGTCAATAACCCTAACGCAACCAGCACCTGTGGCTGTGGGTCCTCTTTCAGCATCTGA
- the clcA gene encoding H(+)/Cl(-) exchange transporter ClcA, giving the protein MNPESPSYGANKVSALRRGQVIRQLIHRDKTPLAVLLTAAVVGTLAGLIGVAFEKAVTAVQHIRIGALITHADSPWLVWPLAFLASALLAMVGYWLVRRFAPEAGGSGIPEIEGALEELRPVRWWRVLPVKFIGGMGTLGAGMVLGREGPTVQLGGNVGRMVLDIFRMRSPEARHTLLATGAASGLAAAFNAPLAGILFILEEMRPQFRYNLISIKAVFTGVIMASVVFRIFNGQGAVIEVGRLADAPVNTLWLYLVLGMIFGVVGPVFNRLIFLAQDAFARIHKGKIGPWVLIGGLLGGMCGILGFIEPAAAGGGFSLIPIAAAANYTVGMLLFIFIARVVTTILCFSSGAPGGIFAPMLALGTLLGTAFGMLCMAWFPQWHLEAGTFAVAGMGALLAASVRAPLTGIVLVLEMTDNYQLILPMIITCLGATLLAQFLGGKPLYSAILARTLAKAEADKAAAAAQNT; this is encoded by the coding sequence ATGAATCCTGAATCTCCCTCTTATGGGGCAAACAAAGTTTCCGCGCTGCGGCGCGGGCAGGTGATACGTCAATTAATTCATCGCGATAAGACTCCGCTGGCCGTGCTGCTGACGGCGGCAGTGGTCGGTACACTGGCGGGGCTGATCGGCGTGGCCTTTGAAAAAGCGGTCACTGCTGTACAACATATACGCATCGGGGCGCTGATTACCCATGCGGATAGCCCCTGGCTTGTCTGGCCGTTGGCTTTTCTGGCTTCGGCGCTGCTGGCAATGGTGGGCTACTGGCTGGTGAGGCGTTTTGCGCCAGAGGCCGGTGGTTCCGGGATCCCGGAAATCGAAGGGGCGCTGGAAGAGCTGCGGCCGGTACGCTGGTGGCGAGTGCTGCCGGTTAAATTCATTGGTGGTATGGGTACCCTGGGGGCTGGGATGGTTCTGGGCCGTGAAGGGCCAACGGTGCAGCTCGGCGGCAACGTTGGCCGCATGGTGCTGGATATATTCCGCATGCGTAGCCCGGAAGCTCGCCACACGCTGCTGGCGACCGGTGCGGCATCCGGCCTGGCTGCGGCGTTTAACGCACCGCTGGCTGGGATACTCTTTATCCTCGAAGAGATGCGCCCGCAGTTTCGCTATAACCTCATTTCCATTAAAGCCGTCTTCACGGGCGTCATTATGGCCAGCGTGGTGTTCCGGATTTTTAACGGTCAGGGCGCGGTTATCGAAGTTGGTCGCCTGGCCGATGCACCGGTTAATACGCTGTGGCTTTATCTGGTTCTGGGCATGATTTTTGGCGTAGTAGGGCCGGTGTTTAACCGCCTTATCTTTCTGGCTCAGGATGCGTTTGCCCGAATTCATAAAGGGAAAATTGGCCCATGGGTGCTGATTGGCGGGCTGCTGGGCGGTATGTGCGGGATATTGGGCTTTATTGAGCCGGCAGCGGCAGGCGGCGGTTTTAGCCTTATCCCTATCGCGGCCGCGGCGAACTATACCGTCGGTATGTTGTTATTTATTTTTATAGCCCGGGTTGTGACCACAATTCTGTGCTTTTCATCAGGCGCGCCGGGCGGTATTTTTGCACCAATGCTGGCGCTGGGAACCTTACTGGGTACCGCTTTCGGCATGCTGTGCATGGCCTGGTTCCCCCAGTGGCATCTGGAAGCCGGGACGTTTGCGGTAGCTGGGATGGGGGCACTGCTTGCGGCTTCGGTTCGCGCACCGCTGACCGGCATTGTGCTGGTGCTTGAAATGACAGATAACTATCAGCTCATTTTGCCAATGATAATTACCTGCCTTGGTGCCACTTTGTTAGCACAATTTTTAGGCGGCAAGCCGCTGTATTCGGCTATACTGGCCCGCACTTTAGCGAAAGCTGAGGCTGATAAAGCGGCGGCGGCCGCGCAGAATACTTGA
- the hemL gene encoding glutamate-1-semialdehyde 2,1-aminomutase → MSKSDNLYAAAREVIPGGVNSPVRAFTGVGGVPLFIERADGAYLYDADGKAYIDYVGSWGPMVLGHNNPEIRSAVIEAASRGLSFGAPTEMEVKMARLVTELVPTMDMVRMVNSGTEATMSAIRLARGFTGRDKIIKFEGCYHGHADCLLVKAGSGALTLGQPNSPGVPADFARHTLTCTYNDLASVRAAFEQYPEDIACIIVEPVAGNMNCIPPLPEFLPGLRALCDEFGALLIIDEVMTGFRVALAGAQDYYGVEPDLTCLGKIIGGGMPVGAFGGRREVMEAIAPTGPVYQAGTLSGNPIAMAAGYACLTQVAQPGVHDTLNSLTTRLATGLLEAAQEAGIGLVVNHVGGMFGLFFTDAQTVTNYQDVMSCDVERFKKFFHLMLEEGVYLAPSAFEAGFMSIAHSEEDIDNTIDAARRVFAKLK, encoded by the coding sequence ATGAGTAAGTCTGACAACCTGTACGCTGCCGCCCGCGAAGTAATCCCCGGCGGCGTAAACTCGCCAGTCCGGGCATTTACCGGAGTCGGCGGCGTTCCGCTATTTATCGAACGTGCGGATGGCGCATATCTGTATGACGCCGATGGAAAAGCGTATATCGATTACGTAGGCTCCTGGGGGCCGATGGTACTGGGCCATAATAATCCGGAGATTCGCAGCGCGGTTATCGAAGCCGCCAGCCGTGGCTTGAGTTTCGGTGCTCCTACCGAAATGGAAGTAAAAATGGCTCGTCTGGTCACCGAGCTGGTGCCGACCATGGATATGGTGCGGATGGTTAACTCCGGCACCGAAGCAACCATGAGCGCTATTCGCCTGGCGCGCGGTTTCACCGGCCGCGATAAAATTATTAAGTTTGAAGGCTGCTACCACGGCCACGCCGACTGCCTGCTGGTGAAAGCCGGTTCCGGCGCGCTGACCCTTGGCCAGCCTAACTCTCCGGGCGTACCCGCTGATTTCGCCCGTCACACCCTGACCTGTACCTATAACGATCTGGCATCAGTGCGTGCGGCTTTCGAGCAATATCCTGAAGATATCGCCTGCATTATTGTCGAGCCGGTTGCCGGTAACATGAACTGCATTCCGCCGCTGCCTGAGTTCCTGCCGGGGCTGCGCGCGCTGTGCGACGAGTTCGGCGCACTGCTGATTATTGATGAGGTAATGACCGGGTTCCGCGTAGCGCTGGCTGGCGCTCAGGACTATTACGGCGTGGAACCTGATTTAACCTGCCTGGGTAAAATTATCGGTGGCGGTATGCCGGTAGGTGCTTTTGGCGGTCGTCGCGAAGTGATGGAAGCTATTGCACCAACCGGGCCGGTTTATCAGGCCGGTACGCTGTCCGGTAACCCAATTGCTATGGCTGCGGGTTACGCCTGCCTGACCCAGGTCGCCCAGCCTGGCGTTCACGACACCTTAAACAGCCTGACCACTCGCCTGGCGACTGGACTGCTGGAGGCGGCTCAGGAAGCGGGCATTGGTCTGGTGGTGAATCACGTTGGCGGCATGTTCGGGCTGTTCTTCACTGATGCACAAACGGTAACTAACTATCAGGACGTTATGAGCTGCGACGTTGAACGCTTCAAAAAATTCTTCCACCTGATGCTGGAAGAAGGCGTTTATCTGGCTCCTTCCGCGTTTGAAGCAGGCTTTATGTCTATCGCGCATAGCGAAGAAGATATCGATAACACTATCGATGCGGCGCGTCGGGTATTTGCCAAACTGAAATAA
- a CDS encoding Fe3+-hydroxamate ABC transporter permease FhuB encodes MIGRVRILPIVIISTLFAAALVMTLFNLNEVLPRAEWGGALKSPNPDAIDTMLFYYSALPRLAMALLVGSGLGLCGVLFQQVLRNPLAEPTTLGVASGAQLGLTVATLWALPGGALMQEFAALVGSVLVGVIVFGVAWGKRLSPVTLILAGLVVSLYCGALNQLLALFHHEQLQSMFLWSTGSLTQTDWRLVDGLWPRLLGGLILALLLLRPLTLMGLDDGVARNLGLGLSLARLAALGLAIVISALLVNAVGLIGFIGLFAPLLAKMLGARRLLMRMMLSALLGALILWLSDEIVLWLARRWQEISTGTITALLGAPLLLWLLPRLRTMQPPEMGPARAVASERQHVLSYTLIALLVLGVILAGALALGRGSGGWFWASGIQLDGLLPWRWPRVLAALGAGTMLAVAGCIIQRLTGNAMASPEVLGISSGAAFGVVIMLFMVPGDAFGWLLPAGSLGAALTLVIIMIAAGRGGFSPQRMLLAGMALSTAFTMLLMMLLASGDPRMARLLTWIAGSTYNVTGTQALRTLGIMAVLVLVVPLCRRWLHILPLGGLTASAVGMSLTRSRIALLALASILTAAATLTIGPLSFVGLMAPHIARMLGFRRAMPQLIIAAIIGGALMVFADWCGRMILFPNQIPAGLLATFIGAPYFIWLLRRQAR; translated from the coding sequence ATGATTGGCAGAGTCCGCATTCTCCCCATTGTTATTATCAGTACGCTGTTTGCGGCCGCACTGGTGATGACACTCTTTAATCTCAATGAAGTACTGCCGCGTGCGGAGTGGGGCGGAGCACTGAAATCTCCAAACCCGGATGCCATCGATACCATGCTGTTTTACTACAGCGCTTTACCGCGTCTGGCTATGGCGCTGCTGGTAGGGAGCGGGCTGGGGCTGTGCGGTGTGCTATTCCAGCAGGTACTGCGTAATCCGCTGGCGGAGCCAACCACACTCGGCGTCGCCAGCGGCGCGCAGCTCGGGCTGACTGTCGCAACGCTCTGGGCTTTGCCTGGCGGCGCGCTAATGCAGGAGTTTGCGGCGCTTGTCGGCTCAGTATTGGTGGGAGTGATTGTCTTCGGGGTAGCGTGGGGCAAACGCCTTTCGCCAGTTACGCTTATTCTGGCAGGCCTGGTGGTCAGCCTGTATTGCGGAGCGTTGAATCAGCTACTGGCACTGTTTCACCACGAACAGTTACAAAGCATGTTTTTGTGGAGTACAGGCTCACTCACCCAGACTGACTGGCGGCTGGTAGACGGCCTGTGGCCACGGCTGCTGGGTGGATTGATTTTGGCGCTGCTGTTGCTGCGACCTCTAACTCTCATGGGGCTGGACGATGGCGTGGCGCGCAATCTGGGGCTTGGGCTGTCACTGGCTCGTCTGGCAGCGCTGGGGCTGGCTATCGTTATCAGCGCGTTGCTGGTGAATGCGGTAGGGCTGATTGGTTTTATCGGCCTGTTTGCTCCGTTGCTGGCGAAGATGCTGGGCGCACGTCGCCTGCTGATGCGGATGATGCTTTCGGCATTGCTAGGGGCGCTAATTCTCTGGCTTTCAGACGAGATAGTGCTGTGGCTGGCCCGCCGCTGGCAGGAGATTTCGACCGGAACCATTACCGCCCTGCTGGGCGCTCCGCTGCTGCTGTGGCTGTTGCCGCGCCTGCGTACCATGCAGCCGCCGGAGATGGGGCCTGCTCGTGCGGTAGCGAGTGAGCGCCAGCACGTGCTGAGTTATACCTTGATTGCCCTGCTGGTACTGGGCGTTATCCTGGCCGGCGCGCTGGCGCTGGGCCGTGGATCTGGCGGTTGGTTCTGGGCTTCGGGCATTCAGCTGGATGGCCTCTTGCCGTGGCGCTGGCCGCGAGTTCTGGCGGCACTGGGCGCCGGAACGATGCTGGCGGTAGCGGGCTGCATAATCCAGCGGCTGACCGGCAATGCGATGGCCAGTCCGGAAGTATTAGGGATTAGCTCCGGGGCGGCATTTGGCGTGGTTATTATGCTGTTTATGGTGCCGGGTGATGCCTTCGGCTGGCTGCTGCCGGCGGGGAGTCTCGGTGCGGCATTGACGCTGGTCATCATTATGATTGCCGCCGGGCGCGGTGGGTTCTCACCACAGCGGATGTTGCTGGCAGGGATGGCGCTGAGTACCGCGTTCACGATGCTGTTGATGATGCTGCTGGCGAGTGGCGATCCGCGAATGGCGCGTCTGCTGACCTGGATTGCCGGCTCTACTTATAACGTGACCGGCACGCAGGCGCTGCGCACGCTCGGCATTATGGCCGTGCTGGTATTGGTTGTTCCGCTATGCCGCCGCTGGCTGCATATTTTGCCGCTCGGCGGGCTGACGGCCAGCGCAGTGGGTATGTCTCTTACGCGTTCACGTATTGCGCTGCTGGCTTTAGCTTCGATTCTCACGGCGGCGGCCACGCTAACCATTGGACCGCTTAGTTTTGTTGGGCTAATGGCTCCGCATATAGCCCGCATGCTGGGTTTCAGGCGGGCGATGCCGCAGCTAATTATCGCGGCGATTATTGGCGGGGCGTTAATGGTGTTTGCCGACTGGTGCGGGCGCATGATTCTGTTCCCTAACCAGATCCCGGCCGGATTGCTGGCGACGTTTATCGGCGCGCCTTACTTTATCTGGCTGCTGCGCCGCCAGGCGCGGTAA
- a CDS encoding iron-hydroxamate transporter substrate-binding subunit — MNNTFSLQRRQILKTLALSSCLLPFGFAHAAPASVDPKRVVALEWLPTEILMALGVAPYGVSDIATYREWVGEPALPPQTIDVGLRTEPNMELLIEMRPSLILYSPGFGPSVQQINRVAPGMPVTFTDGSQPLVAARKSITEVGARLGMADVAQRHLADFDQFIVELKQRLAPYRNRPLLLMTFLDERHALVIGRNSLFQQVMDLLGLQNAWQGEVNFWGSAIVGVERLAAVQTQDVICFGHGANGMMQKVMDTPLWKAMPFIRHGRFHMAPQVWFYGATLSAMRFCHILEATLGERS, encoded by the coding sequence ATGAACAACACCTTTTCTTTGCAACGGCGTCAGATATTAAAAACCCTGGCTCTGTCCTCCTGTTTGCTGCCGTTTGGCTTTGCTCATGCGGCGCCTGCTTCTGTCGACCCTAAACGCGTAGTGGCGCTGGAGTGGCTGCCAACCGAGATTCTGATGGCTTTGGGCGTTGCGCCCTACGGCGTTTCTGATATTGCTACGTACCGCGAGTGGGTCGGGGAGCCGGCGTTGCCGCCACAGACTATTGATGTTGGCCTGCGCACCGAACCGAATATGGAGCTGCTGATTGAAATGCGGCCATCGCTGATTCTCTATTCGCCGGGTTTTGGCCCATCGGTTCAGCAGATAAATCGGGTTGCTCCCGGTATGCCCGTTACCTTTACCGATGGCTCTCAACCGCTGGTGGCCGCGCGTAAATCGATAACCGAAGTCGGTGCTCGTCTGGGTATGGCCGATGTCGCCCAACGGCATCTGGCGGATTTCGATCAATTTATCGTTGAGCTGAAACAGCGGCTGGCCCCGTATCGCAACCGACCGTTATTACTAATGACTTTCCTCGATGAGCGCCATGCGCTGGTGATCGGGCGTAATAGCCTGTTTCAACAGGTGATGGACTTACTGGGGCTGCAAAATGCCTGGCAGGGTGAGGTGAATTTCTGGGGCAGTGCCATCGTTGGCGTTGAGCGTCTGGCCGCAGTGCAAACACAGGACGTTATCTGCTTTGGTCACGGTGCTAATGGCATGATGCAAAAGGTTATGGATACCCCGCTGTGGAAGGCGATGCCTTTTATCCGCCACGGACGCTTCCATATGGCACCGCAGGTTTGGTTTTATGGCGCGACGTTATCGGCGATGCGTTTTTGCCACATTCTGGAAGCAACGCTGGGAGAACGCTCATGA
- the fhuC gene encoding iron-hydroxamate transporter ATP-binding protein has product MQDTESDITFALRDVSFSVPGRTLLHSLTLTFPVGKVTGLIGHNGSGKSTLLKMLGRHQLPSAGEILLGTEPLESWKSKAFARKVAYLPQQLPAAEGMTVRELVAIGRYPWHGALGRFGAADREKVEEAIGLVGLKPLAQRLVDSLSGGERQRAWIAMLVAQDTRVLLLDEPTSALDIAHQVDVLALVHRLSQQKKLTVIAVLHDINMAARYCDYLVALRAGEMIAQGEPAQMMTSQVLEQVYGIPMGILPHPGGSAPISFVY; this is encoded by the coding sequence ATGCAGGACACAGAAAGCGATATTACCTTTGCGCTACGTGACGTTAGTTTTAGCGTTCCGGGACGCACGTTACTCCACTCCCTGACCCTGACTTTTCCGGTTGGCAAAGTCACGGGGCTCATCGGCCATAATGGTTCGGGAAAATCCACACTACTCAAAATGCTTGGCCGCCATCAGCTACCCAGCGCTGGCGAAATTCTGCTGGGCACTGAGCCGCTTGAAAGCTGGAAAAGCAAAGCATTTGCCCGCAAGGTAGCTTACCTGCCACAGCAGCTTCCGGCTGCGGAAGGTATGACGGTGCGCGAGCTGGTGGCTATTGGCCGCTATCCGTGGCACGGCGCTTTGGGGCGTTTTGGCGCGGCGGATAGGGAAAAGGTAGAAGAAGCGATTGGCCTGGTCGGGCTTAAGCCGCTGGCCCAACGGCTGGTGGATAGCCTGTCTGGCGGTGAGCGGCAGCGGGCGTGGATAGCGATGCTGGTGGCTCAGGATACCCGGGTGCTGCTGCTGGATGAGCCAACTTCGGCACTGGATATCGCCCATCAGGTCGATGTTCTGGCTTTAGTTCATCGCTTAAGCCAGCAAAAGAAACTGACCGTTATCGCCGTGCTGCACGATATCAATATGGCGGCGCGTTATTGCGATTATCTGGTGGCGCTACGGGCAGGAGAGATGATTGCCCAGGGTGAACCGGCGCAGATGATGACAAGCCAGGTTCTGGAGCAGGTTTATGGCATCCCTATGGGGATACTGCCGCATCCGGGCGGCAGTGCACCAATAAGTTTTGTGTACTGA
- a CDS encoding ferrichrome porin FhuA, translating to MARSNTTQLRISPLALLIAGAFMATANTSQAAQEDTITVSADAANVPQESAWGPAMTIAAKRSATGTKTDTAIEKVPQSISVVTREEMDMRQPSTVKEALSYTPGVFATRGSSNTYDVVSIRGFTSPSTVNTNQYLDGIKLQGNNYSEVSMDPYFLERVELLRGPVSVLYGNSNPGGVVSMVSKRPTTEPLREIQFKAGSHNLFQTGFDFSDALDDDGVYSYRLTGLANSQDAQQDNARSRRYAIAPSFSWRPDANTDFTFLSNFQSDPQAGYYGWLPRTGTVVPYVDANGHSHKLPTDFNEGDPDNKMQRRQQMVGYAFAHAFNDTFTVRQNLRYTRVHTLYRSVYGNGYVAPAQISRAYVRSDEDLTDFNVDTQLQSKFATGAVDHTLLTGVDYMRSRNDVDAQYGAADPLHLNQGNHHSNIYPYADKYQVINRLEQTGLYVQDQAEWDKWVLTLGGRYDFAKSSVYSRATSYAAAGTNMNRDEAFTWRGGLNYVFDNGIAPYFSYSESFEPNSGRSKDRKAFDPSRGKQYEAGVKYLPKDKPISLTASVFQITKDKNLTADPTDSAYSTQGGKIRSQGFELEAKAALTANVDMTAAYSYTDAEYTDDTNFKHKRPVEVPRNMASLWLDYTFHETVLSGLTLGAGARYIGDTSSFYTTGDKTNKTFNVPSYTVADATVKYDLARFGMPGSSVGVNVSNLFNREYVSSCYRDYACYWGAERQVTATATFRF from the coding sequence ATGGCGCGTTCAAACACAACCCAGCTACGTATCAGCCCGTTGGCACTGCTCATTGCCGGTGCCTTTATGGCCACGGCCAATACCAGCCAGGCAGCCCAGGAAGACACCATCACCGTTAGCGCCGATGCCGCCAACGTACCTCAGGAAAGTGCCTGGGGCCCGGCGATGACCATTGCCGCTAAGCGCAGCGCAACCGGTACCAAAACCGATACCGCAATTGAAAAGGTTCCTCAGTCTATTTCCGTGGTCACCCGCGAAGAAATGGATATGCGTCAGCCGTCCACCGTTAAAGAGGCGCTGAGCTACACGCCGGGCGTGTTTGCCACCCGCGGTAGTTCTAACACCTATGATGTGGTATCTATTCGCGGCTTTACTTCGCCATCGACGGTTAACACCAACCAATATCTCGATGGCATTAAACTTCAGGGTAATAACTACTCTGAAGTCTCGATGGATCCCTATTTCCTTGAGCGCGTTGAATTGCTGCGCGGCCCGGTATCGGTGCTGTACGGTAACAGTAACCCGGGCGGGGTAGTGAGTATGGTCAGCAAGCGCCCGACCACTGAACCGCTGCGCGAGATTCAGTTCAAGGCCGGCTCACACAACCTGTTCCAGACTGGCTTCGATTTCAGCGATGCGCTGGATGACGATGGCGTTTACTCCTATCGTCTGACTGGTCTGGCTAACAGCCAGGACGCTCAGCAGGATAATGCTCGCTCCCGACGCTACGCGATTGCGCCGTCATTTAGCTGGCGTCCGGATGCGAACACCGACTTTACCTTCCTGAGTAACTTCCAGAGCGATCCGCAGGCGGGATATTACGGCTGGCTGCCGCGTACCGGTACCGTGGTGCCTTACGTTGATGCCAACGGCCATTCTCATAAGCTGCCGACCGATTTCAACGAAGGCGATCCGGATAACAAAATGCAGCGCCGTCAGCAGATGGTCGGCTACGCTTTCGCACACGCCTTTAACGATACCTTCACCGTGCGTCAGAACCTGCGCTACACCCGGGTTCATACCCTGTATCGCTCGGTATACGGCAACGGTTACGTCGCTCCGGCTCAGATTAGCCGCGCGTATGTTCGTTCTGATGAAGATCTGACTGACTTTAACGTCGATACTCAGCTGCAAAGCAAGTTTGCCACGGGCGCGGTAGATCATACCCTGTTGACCGGGGTGGACTACATGCGTAGCCGTAACGACGTAGATGCCCAGTACGGCGCTGCCGATCCGCTGCACCTGAACCAGGGTAATCACCATTCCAACATCTATCCTTACGCCGATAAATACCAGGTTATTAACCGTCTGGAGCAGACCGGTCTGTATGTACAGGACCAGGCTGAATGGGATAAGTGGGTGCTGACCTTAGGCGGTCGTTACGACTTCGCCAAGTCCAGCGTTTACAGCCGTGCTACCAGCTACGCTGCGGCGGGTACTAATATGAATCGCGACGAAGCCTTTACCTGGCGCGGTGGTCTTAACTATGTGTTTGATAATGGGATTGCGCCGTACTTCAGCTACAGCGAATCTTTTGAGCCAAACTCCGGTCGTTCAAAAGATCGTAAAGCGTTCGATCCTTCACGCGGCAAGCAGTATGAAGCCGGGGTGAAATATCTGCCAAAAGATAAGCCGATTAGCCTGACCGCGTCGGTATTCCAGATTACTAAAGACAAAAACCTGACGGCGGACCCTACGGACAGCGCTTACTCGACCCAGGGCGGAAAAATCCGTTCTCAGGGCTTTGAGCTGGAAGCAAAGGCCGCGCTGACGGCAAACGTCGATATGACGGCGGCATATAGCTACACCGATGCTGAATATACCGATGACACCAACTTCAAGCACAAACGCCCGGTCGAAGTTCCGCGTAATATGGCCTCGTTGTGGCTGGATTACACCTTCCACGAAACGGTGTTGAGCGGCCTGACTTTAGGGGCTGGTGCTCGTTATATTGGCGATACCTCCAGCTTCTACACCACCGGTGATAAGACCAACAAGACCTTTAATGTGCCGAGCTACACCGTGGCGGATGCAACCGTTAAATACGATCTGGCTCGTTTTGGTATGCCTGGTTCATCGGTGGGCGTGAATGTGTCTAACCTGTTTAACCGCGAATATGTCTCCAGCTGCTATCGCGATTATGCCTGCTATTGGGGCGCAGAGCGCCAGGTTACCGCAACCGCGACATTCCGTTTCTAA